The following are from one region of the Staphylococcus argenteus genome:
- a CDS encoding aldo/keto reductase, which translates to MENDVQILNNGYPMPSVGLGVYKISDEDMTTVVNAAIEAGYRAFDTAYFYGNESSLGKALKNSGVPREDLFLTTKLWNDYQGYDKTFEFFNKSIENLQTDYLDLFLIHWPCEEDGLFVETYKAMEELYEQGKIKAIGVCNFKQHHLEKLMSETHVVPMVNQIEVHPYFNQQDVQDFCDRYDIKVTAWMPLMRNRGLLDDPVIIKLAEKYEKTPAQIVLRWHLAHNRIIIPKSQTPKRIRENIDLFDFNLELTEVAEIDALNKNARQGKDPDDVKIGDLK; encoded by the coding sequence ATGGAAAATGATGTACAAATTTTAAACAATGGTTATCCAATGCCATCAGTTGGTTTAGGTGTATATAAAATATCGGATGAAGATATGACGACAGTAGTTAATGCTGCGATTGAAGCGGGCTATCGTGCTTTTGATACAGCATATTTTTATGGTAATGAATCATCACTAGGAAAAGCATTAAAAAATAGTGGCGTACCCCGCGAAGATTTATTTCTAACAACAAAATTGTGGAATGACTATCAAGGCTATGATAAAACTTTTGAATTTTTCAATAAATCGATAGAAAATTTGCAGACAGACTATCTTGATTTATTTTTAATACATTGGCCTTGTGAAGAAGATGGATTGTTTGTGGAAACATATAAAGCGATGGAAGAACTTTATGAACAAGGTAAAATAAAAGCAATAGGTGTATGTAATTTTAAACAGCATCATTTGGAAAAATTAATGTCTGAAACACATGTTGTACCTATGGTGAACCAAATCGAAGTACATCCTTATTTCAATCAGCAAGATGTTCAAGACTTTTGTGACCGTTATGATATTAAAGTAACGGCTTGGATGCCATTGATGAGAAATAGAGGGTTACTTGATGACCCAGTCATTATTAAACTTGCTGAAAAATATGAAAAGACACCAGCGCAAATCGTTTTACGTTGGCATTTAGCCCATAATAGAATTATAATTCCAAAATCTCAAACTCCAAAACGTATTCGTGAAAATATAGATTTATTTGATTTTAATTTAGAACTAACTGAAGTAGCTGAAATTGACGCTTTAAATAAAAATGCAAGACAAGGTAAAGATCCAGATGATGTAAAAATAGGTGATTTAAAATAA
- a CDS encoding glycosyltransferase family 2 protein, which yields MKIRVVIPCFNEGEVITQTHQQLTEILARDSHLKGYNYNMLFIDDGSTDTTIDQMQHLASIDNHVSFISFSRNFGKEAAMIAGYQHSTDFDAVIMIDCDLQHPPEYIPNMVEGFMEGYDQVVAKRDRNGENLSRKTLSHLYYKLVNCFVEEVKFDDGVGDFRLLSQRAVKSIASLEEYNRFSKGLFEWIGYNTKVFTYQNVERQKGESKWSFKKLFNYGIDGLISFNSKPLRMMIYLGLFIFSISVLYIIYLFVNILISGVNIPGYFSTIAAILLLGGIQLISIGVIGEYIGRIYYEVKARPKYIIQATNLSFAEDNKKEIQKIYSKKA from the coding sequence ATGAAAATTAGAGTTGTCATTCCTTGTTTTAATGAAGGGGAAGTCATTACACAAACACATCAACAATTAACTGAGATACTTGCACGAGATAGTCATTTAAAAGGTTATAATTATAACATGCTTTTTATAGATGATGGAAGCACTGATACTACAATTGATCAAATGCAACATCTAGCGTCAATTGATAATCATGTTAGTTTCATTTCTTTTAGTAGAAATTTTGGAAAAGAAGCAGCTATGATAGCAGGATATCAGCATAGTACAGACTTTGATGCTGTCATAATGATTGATTGTGATTTGCAACATCCACCTGAATATATTCCTAACATGGTTGAAGGTTTTATGGAAGGTTATGATCAAGTAGTAGCAAAGCGTGATCGTAATGGCGAAAATTTAAGTCGTAAAACGTTGAGTCATCTATATTATAAGTTAGTCAATTGCTTTGTTGAGGAAGTAAAATTTGATGATGGTGTTGGCGATTTTAGACTTTTAAGTCAAAGAGCTGTTAAATCTATTGCCTCGCTTGAAGAATATAATCGATTTTCTAAAGGATTATTTGAATGGATTGGTTATAACACAAAGGTATTTACGTATCAAAATGTTGAAAGACAAAAAGGTGAGTCTAAATGGTCATTCAAAAAATTATTTAATTATGGCATTGATGGCTTGATTTCTTTTAACAGTAAACCGCTTAGAATGATGATTTATTTAGGTTTATTCATTTTTTCGATAAGCGTACTATATATCATTTATTTGTTTGTAAATATTTTAATTTCAGGTGTCAATATTCCTGGGTATTTTTCAACTATTGCAGCCATCTTATTACTAGGTGGAATACAGTTAATTTCAATAGGTGTCATTGGTGAATATATTGGTAGAATTTATTATGAAGTTAAAGCACGACCAAAATATATTATTCAAGCTACAAATTTATCTTTTGCAGAAGATAATAAGAAAGAAATACAAAAGATTTATTCTAAAAAGGCATAA